The genomic region AGGATGATGAGATCGTCCAATACCGAATTGTCGAAGACGACTTTCCCCTTGATCAGGTCGTCCACGACGGTCTGGCCATCCTGCGGCGCCTTGAACCGCAGCGCGGCTTCGCCACTTGGTTGGGTGATGCCGAGATTGCGGCAACGACCATCATAGCGCGGAGAGAGCCCCTTTGCCTCGGCCTCTCGTCGACGCGTCTCCAACTCTTCGGGCTTGCATACGCACCAATAGGCCTTTCCCTGGTCGAATAATCTCACCGCATGCTGACGATAGAGATCCATGCGTTCCGTCTGGCGGAAAGGCCCTTCATCCCAATCGAGTCCGACCCATTTCATCCCTTCGATGATGGCGGCGATCGATTCTTCCGTCGACCGGTCCTGATCCGTATCTTCGATTCGCAGGACGAACACGCCGTGCTGCTGGCGGGCAAAGAGCCAATTGAAGAGAGCCGTCCTGACCCCGCCGATATGGAGAAACCCCGTAGGACTCGGTGCGAATCGGACACGAACCTGGGTCATGGTTTTACCTTTTCGATATGCTTTTCAATGTGATTGCGGCGGGGCGTATCTATAGCACGGGCTGAAAATGCTTGTACAGCAACGCACTCATGACACGCACCTTCCTTCCAGCACGCCCTTCTGCTATGAATCGAATCCATGGCGGAATTCACCCAGTGGGCCACGCTGCTGTCGGTCACCAATCTCACCCCGCATGTCCGGCAACTGGTGCTTCTTCCGAAGGAGCGCCCGCTCTCGTTCGCCCCCGGCCAATGGGTGTCGCTCAAGCTCCCCGTGGGTCCTAACCCACCGCTCAATCGAGCGTACTCGATGGCGGCGCCTGGTACGGCCTCAGGGGAGCTCACGCTGATATTGGATCGGGTCACCGACGGGTTGGGATCCGGCTATCTTTATGGGCTGAGTCCGGGCAATGCTATCCAATTGTCGGGTCCATACGGCAACTTTACGCTCCCGAGCCAGCTCGATCGTGAACTCTTGTTTATCGGCCGCTTTACCGGCTTGGTTCCCATCCGGTGCATGCTGAAGCAGATGTACGCGCACCATCGAATGGACTCGGTCTTGCTGATCGCCGTCGCGCCGGACGAGGACGATCTCTTGTTTCATCACGAATTCTTGACCTTGGCCATCCACCATCCAGGGTTCCGCTACCTGCCGCTAGTCGCGGCCGGCGGAGAGCAGCAGGCCGTGGATCTGGTCCTCTCCATGCTACGCCCCCTGATGAACGGAGGGCCCCAGATGCTGCCCATGCTGTGCGGAACAAAACAATTCGTGCGGCCGCTGCGAGCATATTTCGTCGAGTCAGGATATGAGCGGAAGGAGGTCAAGACTGAGACGTATGACTGAATGACCCGGCCAGGCATGACGCTAGCCGTCAGAAGCCGGGGCACTGCGTACGGTGGACTCGTATTTCAGCGGAAGCCTCCGATCTTTCAATGACCTTCCTTGACCAGATTCTTATTTACAGCGGGAATCTCCACCACGATATCCTTGGTCCCGTTGGGTACGCACTGGCAACCAAGGCGGGATTGCAGCGTCGTCATCGGAGCTTCGTCGAGTTGGTCAAATTCATCGTCCGTGCCTTCGTTGCAACTCTCCAAACCTTGTTTAACGATCACATGGCAGGTGGAACAAGCGCACACCCCTCCGCAGACGTGCTCCAGCTCGATGCCATTTCCCATGGCAATATCCAGTAGGCTGCCCGGTAACCCCGTCATTCCATAGGGAATCTTGTTCGGGTCGACCTGCACCTTTGTGACCTCGCCGTTTGGGGCCACAAAGGTAACGGTATATGGGCGCGTCGGTAGATCGACGTCGCTTTTCTCAATATACGGATTCGTTCCTCCCATTGACCTTGTTCCTTTCTTCGCGCTCGACCCAGCCGATCTACGTGGACTCGACTCTACCGCTGGTTGACACTGTTGAAGAGCCCGTGCTATCGTTAATCCGACCTATCTAGTCGGAGATCATTATAGTCTCCGATCAAACTGATCGGCAATAGTCATGTTGAAGATTTCGAAGAAAGCAGATTACGCGTTGATGGCCCTTCAGCACATTGCTTCGGTCCAGTTTGGCGATCTCACTCCCGGGCGCGTTGTCAACACAAAGGAGATCGCAGAGGAATATCATATCCCGCTGGAACTCCTCGCAAAGGTGCTGCAGACCCTGGCGAAGAACGGCATGATTGAAAGTCACAATGGTCCCAAGGGTGGCTATGTGCTGGGGCGAAATGCGAGCCAGATTACGATCGCGCAAATTCTTGAAAGCATTGAAGGTCCGTTGGGTATCACCGATTGCTCCCATGAAAAAGACGGTGATGTGTGCTTGCAGCGGGAGCACTGCAATATCCGGACACCATTATTGAAGGTGCAGGACAGTATTTATCAATTGTTGAACAGCATGACCCTCCAGGACATGCTGGGCGGCACACCGCTCATTACTATTCAGTCATCCACGGCGCAAGGAGTTGAATGATGAAGCTTCCAATTTTCCTCGATAACCACAGCACCTCCCCGATGGATCCCCGTGTATTGGAAACCATGCTCCCGTATTTCACCGAAAAATTCGGCAATGCCGCGAGCCGCAACCATGCCTTCGGATGGGCTGCCGAAGAGGCCATCGACACCGCTCGGAAGCAGATCGCCAAGCTGATCAATGCCGACGCCAAGGAAATCGTCTTTACGAGCGGCGCCACCGAATCCGATAATTTGGCGATCAAGGGCGTGCTCGAGATGTACAAGGAAAAGGGCTCGCACATCATTACCGCGGTGACCGAACACCGTGCCGTGCTCGATACCGTCAAGACGCTGGAAGCAAAGGGTTTGGCCACCGTGACGCTGTTGCAGGTCGACAAGCAGGGCATGGTCAACCCAGAGGACGTGCGCAATGCCATCACCGACAAGACCGTTTTGATCTCGGTCATGCTGGCCAACAACGAAATCGGCTCGATCAACCCGATCAAGCAGATCGGAAAAATCGCAAAAGAAAAGGGCGTCCTGTTCCACTGCGATGCGACGCAAGGCGTTGGGAAAATTCCGGTGGACGTCCAGGACATGGGCATCGACCTTATGTCTTTTTCGGCCCACAAGATTTACGGCCCCAAAGGCATTGGAGCCCTCTATGTACGCAAGAAAAACCCGCGGGTGAGAATCGCCGCCCAGATGGACGGCGGCGGGCATGAGCGGGGTATGCGCTCCGGAACGCTGGCCGTGCCGTTGATCGTGGGATTCGGCAAAGCCTGCGAAATTTGCGGACAGGAAATGGCGGCGGAGAGCGTACGGTTGACCAAGATGCGGGACCGTCTCCAAAGCGCCATCATGGGAGCTTTGGAAGAAACCTACCTCAACGGCCACCCGACCAATCGGCTGCCCGGAAACTTGAACATCTCTTTCGCCTACGTCGAGGGAGAATCGTTGTTGATGGGCATGAAGGACATCGCGCTGTCGTCGGGCTCCGCCTGTACGTCGGCCACCCTGGAACCGTCCTACGTGTTGCGGGCGCTCGGGGTCGGGACCGAACTGGCCCACTCGTCGATCAGATTCGGGCTGGGCCGGTTCAACACCGACGAAGAGATTGACTATACGATTAAGAAGGTTATTGAGGTAGTAACCAAGCTGCGAGAGATGTCCCCGCTCTATGAAATGGCCAAAGACGGCGTCGACTTGAAAACGGTTCAATGGGCAGCTCACTAATGAACATTCTTAAACCGGAACGTTGAATCATCTTCACGGAGGCGAATCATGGCATACAGCGATAAAGTAGTGGATCATTTCAATAATCCCAGGAACATGGGATCTTTCAAGAAGGACGAGGACGGCGTCGGCACCGGCATGGTCGGAGCGCCGGAGTGCGGCGACGTCATGAAGCTCCAAATCAAAGTGCAGAACGATACGATCGTCGATGCCAAGTTCAAGACGTTCGGCTGCGGCTCCGCCATCGCCAGCTCGAGCCTGGCCACCGAATGGTTGAAGGGGAAGACGCTCGAAGAAGCGCAAAAGATCAAGAACACAGACATCGTGCAGGAACTCAACCTTCCGCCCGTCAAAATCCATTGTTCCGTCCTGGCGGAAGACGCGATCAAAGCGGCCTTGGCCGACTATCACAAGAAGTCGGACGCCAAGTAAGCCGGCGCGAGAAAGGGGACCTTCATCATGGATCAGGACACGGCAACCCAGACTCCGGTCATTACCCTGACCGAGGCCGCCTTGAAAGAGGTCAAGCGGCTGATCAATGTCCAAGGCCTCACGGAAGGCGGCCTGCGCCTGGGAGTGAAAGGCGGTGGCTGCTCAGGCCTGAGTTACACGATCAATTTCGACGAAAAGATCGGGCAATACGACCAGGTCTATGATTTCGACGGGGTCAAGGTCATCGTCGACGCGAAGAGCGCCATTTATCTTCAGGGCACCCAGCTTGACTACCAGAAGGATCTGATGGGCGGCTCGTTTAAGTTCGTCAATCCGAACGCCAACAAGACGTGCGGCTGCGGAGAGTCTTTTTCGGCCTAAGGCCGCCGTTGCGAGATCAATAGCCGTAGGGAGCGGGCATGGCGAGACGCCATGCCCGTTTTTGCTCATGGTTCCACATACTCACCCTTCCGGCAGACGCGAACTGCAGATGGCCCGCAGCATGTGCTGGCACTGCCAATCGGAAGTGTCCGGGGAATATTTCTGCGAACGTTGCGTCAAAGTGCAACCGGTATCCAAGGACGCCGACTATTTCACGTGCATGGGTTTTCCCCGGCGGCTGAACCTCGACGTGCAGAAGCTCGAAGCCGCGTTCTACGAACTCAGCCGGGCGTTTCACCCGGACTTCTATCAAACGAAGAGCGAGACAGAACAGGCGATCAGTCTCGACAACGCCGCCACGCTGAACACAGCGTATCGGACGCTCCGCGATCCGATTCAGCGCGCGGAATATCTGCTGTCCCTGGAGGCGGGATCCGTGAAGGACATCCGAACCTCTCCTCCCGCCGATCTCTTCGAGGAGATCCTGGAGTTGCAGGACACGCTCGACGAATATCGGGCCGCAGACCGCGCGTCTGAAGCCGCGCAACGACTTCGCCCTATCCTTCAGTCCGAACAACAC from Nitrospira japonica harbors:
- the iscU gene encoding Fe-S cluster assembly scaffold IscU, yielding MAYSDKVVDHFNNPRNMGSFKKDEDGVGTGMVGAPECGDVMKLQIKVQNDTIVDAKFKTFGCGSAIASSSLATEWLKGKTLEEAQKIKNTDIVQELNLPPVKIHCSVLAEDAIKAALADYHKKSDAK
- a CDS encoding ferredoxin--NADP reductase; this encodes MAEFTQWATLLSVTNLTPHVRQLVLLPKERPLSFAPGQWVSLKLPVGPNPPLNRAYSMAAPGTASGELTLILDRVTDGLGSGYLYGLSPGNAIQLSGPYGNFTLPSQLDRELLFIGRFTGLVPIRCMLKQMYAHHRMDSVLLIAVAPDEDDLLFHHEFLTLAIHHPGFRYLPLVAAGGEQQAVDLVLSMLRPLMNGGPQMLPMLCGTKQFVRPLRAYFVESGYERKEVKTETYD
- a CDS encoding HesB/IscA family protein, giving the protein MDQDTATQTPVITLTEAALKEVKRLINVQGLTEGGLRLGVKGGGCSGLSYTINFDEKIGQYDQVYDFDGVKVIVDAKSAIYLQGTQLDYQKDLMGGSFKFVNPNANKTCGCGESFSA
- a CDS encoding IscS subfamily cysteine desulfurase encodes the protein MMKLPIFLDNHSTSPMDPRVLETMLPYFTEKFGNAASRNHAFGWAAEEAIDTARKQIAKLINADAKEIVFTSGATESDNLAIKGVLEMYKEKGSHIITAVTEHRAVLDTVKTLEAKGLATVTLLQVDKQGMVNPEDVRNAITDKTVLISVMLANNEIGSINPIKQIGKIAKEKGVLFHCDATQGVGKIPVDVQDMGIDLMSFSAHKIYGPKGIGALYVRKKNPRVRIAAQMDGGGHERGMRSGTLAVPLIVGFGKACEICGQEMAAESVRLTKMRDRLQSAIMGALEETYLNGHPTNRLPGNLNISFAYVEGESLLMGMKDIALSSGSACTSATLEPSYVLRALGVGTELAHSSIRFGLGRFNTDEEIDYTIKKVIEVVTKLREMSPLYEMAKDGVDLKTVQWAAH
- a CDS encoding RrF2 family transcriptional regulator, which produces MLKISKKADYALMALQHIASVQFGDLTPGRVVNTKEIAEEYHIPLELLAKVLQTLAKNGMIESHNGPKGGYVLGRNASQITIAQILESIEGPLGITDCSHEKDGDVCLQREHCNIRTPLLKVQDSIYQLLNSMTLQDMLGGTPLITIQSSTAQGVE
- the hscB gene encoding Fe-S protein assembly co-chaperone HscB, with translation MARSMCWHCQSEVSGEYFCERCVKVQPVSKDADYFTCMGFPRRLNLDVQKLEAAFYELSRAFHPDFYQTKSETEQAISLDNAATLNTAYRTLRDPIQRAEYLLSLEAGSVKDIRTSPPADLFEEILELQDTLDEYRAADRASEAAQRLRPILQSEQHKLEERSKAVESQLRKLFTQWDQLQDRGEATSESRSERERLLKEMRDLLSHRTYIGNIVRDLVATIE
- a CDS encoding 2Fe-2S iron-sulfur cluster-binding protein, with translation MGGTNPYIEKSDVDLPTRPYTVTFVAPNGEVTKVQVDPNKIPYGMTGLPGSLLDIAMGNGIELEHVCGGVCACSTCHVIVKQGLESCNEGTDDEFDQLDEAPMTTLQSRLGCQCVPNGTKDIVVEIPAVNKNLVKEGH